A single region of the Nocardioides ochotonae genome encodes:
- a CDS encoding F0F1 ATP synthase subunit B, translating into MRESIQAAGELNPLIPHVSEIILGAAVFLVLLLAIRKFVVPNFEKAFAERTAAIEGGLSAAETKQAEADAKLAELEKQLADARHEAARIREEAREQGAVIVSEMREQAQAEASRIVEHGKTQIEAERQQAVNSLRVEVGTLATTLAGRIVGESLDDDVRQGRVVERFLADLEAGTPGVN; encoded by the coding sequence ATGCGTGAATCGATCCAGGCCGCGGGAGAGCTGAACCCGCTCATCCCGCACGTCTCGGAGATCATCCTGGGGGCCGCCGTCTTCCTGGTGCTGCTCCTGGCGATCCGGAAGTTCGTCGTCCCCAACTTCGAGAAGGCCTTCGCCGAGCGAACGGCTGCGATCGAGGGCGGCCTGTCGGCGGCCGAGACCAAGCAGGCCGAGGCCGACGCCAAGCTCGCCGAGCTGGAGAAGCAGCTCGCCGACGCCCGTCACGAGGCTGCGCGCATCCGTGAGGAAGCGCGTGAGCAGGGTGCCGTTATCGTCTCGGAGATGCGGGAGCAGGCCCAGGCCGAGGCTTCCCGGATCGTCGAGCACGGGAAGACGCAGATCGAGGCGGAGCGCCAGCAGGCCGTCAACAGCCTGCGCGTGGAGGTCGGCACGCTGGCCACCACGCTCGCTGGCCGCATCGTGGGCGAGAGCCTCGACGACGACGTCCGTCAGGGCCGTGTCGTGGAGCGCTTCCTCGCCGACCTCGAGGCCGGGACGCCGGGGGTCAACTGA
- a CDS encoding ATP synthase F0 subunit C yields MNGDINGSLNMLGYGIATIGPALAVGLIFAAYINGVARQPEAQSRLQSIAILGFALAEALAIIGIALAFVLS; encoded by the coding sequence ATGAATGGTGACATCAACGGCTCGCTCAACATGCTCGGCTACGGCATCGCCACGATCGGCCCCGCCCTCGCCGTGGGTCTGATCTTCGCGGCCTACATCAACGGTGTGGCCCGCCAGCCCGAGGCCCAGTCGCGCCTGCAGTCGATCGCCATCCTCGGCTTCGCGCTCGCCGAGGCGCTCGCGATCATCGGCATCGCGCTCGCCTTCGTCCTTTCCTGA
- the atpB gene encoding F0F1 ATP synthase subunit A, producing MIAGNLAAALVPMASGGFTPPGPADFDLPPIIGGITKPMVMVVLSAVLIFAVTYAASRKAAIVPGRLQYAGEWAYSGVRNGIARDIIGTEHYMKFVPYLFTLFAFVLVNNYFGLVPFIQFPTFSHSGYAYGLAALSWLLYNGVGIWKHGFLGYLKHTCVPAGVRGPVLLLIAPLEFLSNILVRPVTLALRLFANMFAGHLLLILFALGGEYLLLEAFSPINAIGGVLAWVMFFGVSALELLVMFLQAYVFTLLTAMYVSGAVADEH from the coding sequence TTGATCGCTGGGAATCTCGCAGCAGCGCTCGTCCCCATGGCCAGCGGCGGCTTCACGCCCCCCGGTCCCGCGGACTTCGACCTGCCCCCGATCATCGGGGGGATCACCAAGCCGATGGTGATGGTCGTCCTCTCGGCGGTCCTCATCTTCGCGGTGACCTACGCGGCGTCGCGGAAGGCGGCGATCGTCCCCGGTCGCCTCCAGTACGCCGGTGAGTGGGCCTACAGCGGTGTCCGCAACGGCATCGCCCGCGACATCATCGGCACCGAGCACTACATGAAGTTCGTGCCGTACCTGTTCACCCTCTTCGCCTTCGTGCTGGTGAACAACTACTTCGGCCTGGTCCCGTTCATCCAGTTCCCGACGTTCTCGCACTCGGGCTACGCCTACGGCCTCGCGGCCCTGAGCTGGCTGCTCTACAACGGCGTGGGCATCTGGAAGCACGGTTTCCTCGGCTACCTCAAGCACACCTGCGTGCCGGCCGGCGTGCGCGGCCCGGTCCTCCTGCTGATCGCTCCGCTGGAGTTCCTGTCCAACATCCTGGTCCGCCCGGTCACCCTGGCCCTGCGTCTGTTCGCGAACATGTTCGCCGGCCACCTTCTGCTGATCCTCTTCGCCCTCGGTGGTGAGTACCTCCTCCTGGAGGCGTTCTCCCCGATCAACGCGATCGGCGGCGTGCTCGCCTGGGTCATGTTCTTCGGAGTCTCCGCGCTGGAGCTCCTGGTCATGTTCCTCCAGGCCTACGTCTTCACGCTGCTGACCGCCATGTACGTCTCAGGTGCTGTCGCCGACGAGCACTGA
- a CDS encoding AtpZ/AtpI family protein, whose amino-acid sequence MASKDAPENGQGPQPDPWQAFSQIVAGVLLYGGAGWLADRWLGTTFLVAIGILIGAGFGIYMVVKQFGHVPPTDSKK is encoded by the coding sequence ATGGCTTCGAAAGACGCGCCGGAGAACGGCCAGGGACCCCAGCCGGACCCGTGGCAGGCCTTCAGTCAGATCGTGGCCGGAGTGCTCCTGTACGGCGGCGCCGGCTGGCTGGCCGACCGCTGGCTGGGGACGACCTTCCTGGTAGCCATCGGCATCCTGATCGGTGCCGGGTTCGGCATCTACATGGTCGTGAAGCAGTTCGGTCACGTGCCGCCCACAGACTCGAAGAAGTGA
- a CDS encoding glycosyltransferase family 4 protein — MREYILVFLVAAAVTSLLTVFAREIALRTGAVARVRDRDVHDEPIPYLGGLAMLGGLVAAYLVARELPFLSLGGPFVFKDAGIVLIAGALICAVGVLDDLFELDALTKLGGQVLAAGFLIFFGIQYFYFPWTNGVQFSLEGTQGALLTGFVVVATVNAVNFVDGLDGLAAGVVGIGAIAFFVFCYELTRLNSADRATTAALLSISLAGACAGFLVHNFHPARLFMGDSGSMLIGLVLSASAVTLTGQFSGSQIAEGGPGTQASLLPTLLPLLLPIAILVVPLLDLVLAVVRRTRAGRSPFAPDKQHLHHRLLEIGHSQRRAVLIMWTWAALVAFGTVIPSLYRGAWVWIALGSAVVLTVALTFLLPVLHKPKLLEALDEPAP; from the coding sequence GTGCGCGAGTACATCCTGGTCTTCCTGGTCGCCGCGGCGGTCACCTCGCTGCTGACCGTGTTCGCCCGCGAGATCGCGCTGCGCACCGGCGCCGTCGCCCGGGTGCGCGACCGGGACGTGCACGACGAGCCGATCCCGTACCTCGGCGGCCTGGCGATGCTCGGCGGCCTGGTCGCTGCCTACCTGGTCGCCCGGGAGCTGCCGTTCCTCTCCCTGGGCGGCCCGTTCGTCTTCAAGGACGCGGGCATCGTGCTGATCGCCGGCGCCCTCATCTGCGCGGTCGGCGTGCTCGACGACCTCTTCGAGCTGGACGCGCTCACCAAGCTCGGCGGGCAGGTGCTCGCCGCCGGGTTCCTCATCTTCTTCGGGATCCAGTACTTCTACTTCCCCTGGACCAACGGGGTGCAGTTCTCCCTGGAGGGCACCCAGGGCGCGCTGCTGACCGGCTTCGTGGTCGTGGCGACCGTCAACGCGGTGAACTTCGTCGACGGCCTCGACGGCCTGGCCGCCGGCGTCGTGGGCATCGGCGCGATCGCCTTCTTCGTCTTCTGCTACGAGCTGACCCGGCTCAACAGTGCCGACCGGGCCACGACCGCCGCGCTGCTCAGCATCTCCCTGGCCGGTGCCTGCGCGGGGTTCCTGGTGCACAACTTCCACCCGGCACGCCTGTTCATGGGCGACAGCGGCTCGATGCTGATCGGCCTGGTGCTCTCGGCCAGCGCGGTGACGCTGACCGGGCAGTTCTCCGGCTCCCAGATCGCGGAGGGCGGCCCGGGCACCCAGGCCAGCCTGTTGCCGACGCTGCTACCGCTGCTGTTGCCGATCGCGATCCTCGTGGTGCCCTTGCTGGACCTGGTGCTGGCCGTCGTACGCCGGACGAGAGCGGGGCGCTCGCCGTTCGCCCCGGACAAGCAGCACCTGCACCACCGGCTGCTGGAGATCGGGCACTCCCAGCGCCGGGCCGTCCTGATCATGTGGACCTGGGCCGCGCTGGTCGCCTTCGGCACGGTGATCCCCTCGCTCTACCGCGGGGCTTGGGTCTGGATCGCGCTCGGCAGCGCCGTGGTGCTCACCGTGGCGCTGACCTTCCTGCTGCCGGTCCTGCACAAGCCCAAGCTGCTCGAGGCGCTCGACGAGCCCGCCCCGTAG
- a CDS encoding L-threonylcarbamoyladenylate synthase, translating to MSSVTERFPTTTDDEREAAVAAATTAVRRGDLIVLPTDTVYGIGADAFDPAAVAGLLAAKGRGREMPPPVLVSSATTLDALATRVPAWARALVEEFWPGPLTLVCHQQTSLQWDLGDTRGTVAVRMPDHPVALAILERTGPLAVSSANTTGLPAATDADAAEEMLGTSVAVVVDAGSSPGTEASTIIDATGERGRVLRRGALALSDLNAVLEPLGATLVDEG from the coding sequence ATGAGCAGCGTGACCGAGCGCTTCCCGACCACCACCGACGACGAGCGCGAGGCGGCGGTGGCCGCCGCGACCACTGCCGTACGCCGCGGGGACCTCATCGTGCTGCCGACCGACACGGTCTACGGGATCGGCGCGGACGCCTTCGACCCCGCCGCGGTCGCGGGGCTGCTGGCGGCCAAGGGGCGCGGCCGCGAGATGCCGCCGCCGGTGCTGGTGAGCTCGGCCACCACCCTCGACGCCTTGGCCACACGGGTGCCCGCCTGGGCGCGCGCGCTGGTCGAGGAGTTCTGGCCCGGCCCGCTCACCCTCGTGTGCCACCAGCAGACGTCCCTGCAGTGGGACCTCGGCGACACCCGCGGCACGGTCGCGGTGCGGATGCCCGACCACCCCGTCGCCCTCGCGATCCTCGAGCGCACCGGCCCGCTGGCGGTCAGCTCGGCCAACACCACCGGGCTGCCCGCGGCCACCGACGCCGATGCGGCCGAGGAGATGCTCGGCACCTCGGTGGCGGTCGTCGTGGACGCCGGGAGTTCTCCTGGCACAGAGGCCTCGACCATCATCGACGCCACCGGCGAGCGCGGCCGGGTGCTGCGCCGCGGGGCGCTGGCGCTGAGCGACCTCAACGCCGTGCTGGAACCGCTCGGCGCCACGCTCGTCGACGAGGGCTAG
- the prmC gene encoding peptide chain release factor N(5)-glutamine methyltransferase: MSPQHAGARRRRDLLTEAVARLRDAGVASPEHDAAELLAHVLGTTRGALVLLDEVAADDAERYTALVARRADREPLQHLTGVAWFRHVELAVGPGVFVPRPETELLAGWAVERASEVLAERGECVVLDLCTGSGAVAKALADEVPGARVHAVELDPGAHAWAERNLAGTGVELRLGDMATAFEELVGTVDVLTCNPPYIPLEAWESVAPEARDHDPHLALFSGQDGLDALRVLERRAAVLLRRGGVVGAEHADVQGESAPAVFAGTGRWADVRDHRDLAGRARFLTARLAR, translated from the coding sequence GTGAGCCCCCAGCACGCCGGCGCCCGCCGCCGCCGCGACCTGCTCACCGAGGCGGTCGCGCGGCTGCGGGACGCCGGGGTCGCCAGCCCCGAGCACGACGCGGCCGAGCTGCTCGCGCACGTGCTCGGCACCACCCGTGGCGCGCTGGTGCTCCTCGACGAGGTCGCCGCGGACGACGCGGAGCGCTACACGGCACTGGTGGCCCGCCGGGCGGACCGCGAGCCGCTGCAGCACCTCACCGGGGTCGCCTGGTTCCGCCACGTCGAGCTGGCCGTCGGCCCGGGCGTGTTCGTGCCCCGGCCCGAGACCGAGCTGCTCGCCGGGTGGGCGGTGGAGCGTGCCAGCGAGGTCCTCGCCGAGCGCGGCGAGTGCGTGGTCCTCGACCTGTGCACCGGGTCCGGCGCGGTCGCGAAGGCGCTCGCCGACGAGGTGCCCGGCGCCCGGGTGCACGCCGTCGAGCTGGACCCCGGCGCGCACGCCTGGGCCGAGCGCAACCTGGCCGGCACCGGCGTCGAGCTCCGGCTCGGCGACATGGCCACGGCCTTCGAGGAGCTGGTGGGCACCGTCGACGTGCTGACCTGCAACCCGCCGTACATCCCGCTGGAGGCCTGGGAGTCGGTCGCCCCCGAGGCCCGCGACCACGACCCGCACCTCGCGCTCTTCTCGGGCCAGGACGGCCTCGACGCGCTGCGCGTGCTCGAGCGCCGGGCGGCGGTGCTGCTGCGCCGCGGGGGAGTGGTCGGCGCCGAGCACGCCGACGTGCAGGGTGAGTCGGCGCCTGCGGTCTTCGCGGGCACCGGGCGCTGGGCCGACGTCCGCGACCACCGCGACCTCGCGGGCCGGGCGCGCTTCCTCACGGCGCGACTGGCACGATGA
- the prfA gene encoding peptide chain release factor 1, whose amino-acid sequence MFEAVEGMLAEHADLEQRLAAPETHADARLAKRLNSRYHALSAIVTTWRDWQRLGEDVEAARELAAEDPAFAEEVTALVEQRHTAEERLRRLLVPRDPGDDKDAILEVKSGEGGEESALFAGDLLRMYTRYAEAQGWKVEMLDAHESDLGGYKSVTVAVKAKGTPAPGEAPYAQLKFEGGVHRVQRVPVTESQGRVHTSAAGVLVLPEAEQVEVDVDDNDLRIDVFRSSGPGGQSVNTTDSAVRITHVPTGIVVSCQNEKSQLQNKEQAMRILRARLLAAAQEAADAEASDARRSQVRTVDRSERIRTYNYPENRISDHRTGYKSYNLDQVLDGALGPVIGSCLDADFAARLEALEQ is encoded by the coding sequence GTGTTCGAGGCAGTCGAGGGGATGCTCGCCGAGCATGCCGACCTGGAGCAGCGGCTCGCTGCTCCCGAGACCCACGCCGACGCGCGCCTGGCAAAGCGGCTCAACAGCCGCTACCACGCGCTCTCGGCGATCGTGACGACCTGGCGCGACTGGCAGCGTCTCGGCGAGGACGTCGAGGCCGCGCGCGAGCTCGCGGCCGAGGACCCCGCCTTCGCCGAGGAGGTGACCGCGCTCGTCGAGCAGCGCCACACCGCCGAGGAGCGGCTGCGCCGCCTGCTCGTGCCCCGCGACCCCGGCGACGACAAGGACGCGATCCTCGAGGTGAAGTCCGGGGAGGGCGGCGAGGAGTCGGCGCTGTTCGCCGGCGACCTGCTGCGCATGTACACCCGGTACGCCGAGGCGCAGGGCTGGAAGGTCGAGATGCTCGACGCCCACGAGTCCGACCTGGGCGGCTACAAGTCCGTCACGGTGGCGGTGAAGGCGAAGGGGACCCCGGCGCCCGGCGAGGCGCCGTACGCCCAGCTGAAGTTCGAGGGCGGCGTGCACCGCGTGCAGCGGGTGCCCGTCACCGAGTCCCAGGGCCGGGTGCACACCAGCGCCGCCGGCGTCCTGGTGCTGCCCGAGGCCGAGCAGGTGGAGGTCGACGTCGACGACAACGACCTGCGCATCGACGTCTTCCGCTCCAGCGGTCCCGGTGGCCAGAGCGTCAACACCACCGACTCCGCGGTCCGGATCACCCACGTGCCGACCGGCATCGTGGTGAGCTGTCAGAACGAGAAGAGCCAGCTGCAGAACAAGGAGCAGGCGATGCGGATCCTGCGCGCGCGGCTCCTCGCCGCCGCCCAGGAGGCGGCCGACGCCGAGGCCAGCGACGCCCGGCGCAGCCAGGTGCGCACCGTGGACCGCTCCGAGCGGATCCGCACCTACAACTATCCCGAGAACCGGATCTCCGACCACCGGACCGGCTACAAGTCCTACAACCTCGACCAGGTGCTCGACGGCGCGCTCGGCCCGGTCATCGGCTCCTGCCTCGACGCCGACTTCGCCGCCCGCCTCGAGGCGCTGGAGCAGTGA
- the rpmE gene encoding 50S ribosomal protein L31 — MKKDIHPTYVETQVTCTCGATFTTRSTETSGQIKADVCSQCHPFYTGKQKILDTGGRVARFEARYAKAAKK, encoded by the coding sequence ATGAAGAAGGACATCCACCCCACCTACGTCGAGACCCAGGTGACCTGCACCTGCGGCGCGACGTTCACCACCCGCAGCACCGAGACCTCGGGCCAGATCAAGGCCGACGTGTGCTCGCAGTGCCACCCGTTCTACACCGGCAAGCAGAAGATCCTCGACACCGGCGGCCGCGTCGCCCGCTTCGAGGCCCGCTACGCCAAGGCAGCCAAGAAGTAG
- a CDS encoding response regulator transcription factor: protein MARILVADDDVDIRELVEFKLSTLGHEITAVADGQAAIDACRGDRPDLAVLDVMMPGVSGLDAIRAIRADPALADLPVILLTARAQETDVENGFDSGADDYITKPFSPRELASRVEALLARVV, encoded by the coding sequence GTGGCACGGATCCTGGTCGCGGACGACGACGTCGACATCCGCGAGCTCGTGGAGTTCAAGCTCTCCACACTGGGCCACGAGATCACCGCGGTGGCCGACGGCCAGGCCGCGATCGACGCGTGCCGGGGGGACCGGCCCGACCTGGCGGTCCTCGACGTGATGATGCCGGGCGTCTCCGGCCTCGACGCGATCCGGGCCATCCGCGCCGACCCCGCCCTCGCGGACCTGCCGGTGATCCTGCTCACCGCGCGCGCCCAGGAGACGGACGTGGAGAACGGCTTCGACTCCGGCGCCGACGACTACATCACCAAGCCGTTCAGCCCCCGCGAGCTCGCCTCGCGGGTCGAGGCCCTGCTCGCGAGGGTCGTCTAG